A window of the Diceros bicornis minor isolate mBicDic1 chromosome 28, mDicBic1.mat.cur, whole genome shotgun sequence genome harbors these coding sequences:
- the STOM gene encoding stomatin translates to MSEKRHSADPQARRLPDSFKDSPSTGLGPCGWILVAASFLFTVITFPLSIWMCIKIIKEYERAIIFRLGRILQGGAKGPGLFFILPCTDSFIKVDMRTISFDIPPQEILTKDSVTISVDGVVYYRVQNATLAVANITNADSATRLLAQTTLRNVLGTKNLSQILSDREEIAHNMQSTLDDATDDWGIKVERVEIKDVKLPVQLQRAMAAEAEASREARAKVIAAEGEMNASRALKEASMVITESPAALQLRYLQTLTTIAAEKNSTIVFPLPIDMLQGIIGAKQ, encoded by the exons ATAGCCCCAGCACAGGCCTTGGACCTTGTGGATGGATTTTGGTGGCTGCCTCGTTCTTGTTCACAGTTATAACTTTCCCATTGTCAATATGGATGTGCATAAAG ATCATAAAAGAATATGAAAGAGCCATCATCTTCAGATTGGGTCGCATTTTACAAGGAGGAGCCAAAGGACCTG GTTTGTTTTTTATCCTGCCGTGCACTGACAGCTTCATCAAAGTGGACATGAGAACTATTTCCTTTGATATTCCTCCTCAGGAG ATCCTCACTAAGGATTCAGTGACAATTAGTGTGGATGGCGTGGTCTATTACCGCGTTCAGAATGCAACCCTGGCTGTGGCAAATATCACCAACGCTGACTCGGCCACTCGTCTGTTGGCACAAACTACTCTGAGGAACGTCCTGGGCACCAAAAACCTTTCTCAGATCCTCTCTGACAGAGAAGAAATTGCACACAACATGCAG TCTACCCTGGATGACGCCACTGACGACTGGGGAATAAAGGTGGAGCGTGTGGAAATTAAGGATGTGAAGCTACCTGTGCAGCTCCAGAGAGCTAtggctgcagaagcagaagcatcccgGGAGGCCCGAGCCaag GTCATTGCAGCTGAGGGAGAAATGAATGCATCCAGGGCTCTGAAAGAAGCCTCCATGGTCATCACTGAAtctcctgctgcccttcagctccGGTACCTTCAGACACTGACCACCATTGCTGCTGAGAAAAATTCGACGATTGTCTTCCCTCTGCCCATAGATATGTTGCAAGGCATTATAGGGGCGAAACAGTGA